A genomic window from Terrisporobacter glycolicus ATCC 14880 = DSM 1288 includes:
- a CDS encoding GNAT family N-acetyltransferase, whose amino-acid sequence MEVILKKWTLDDKHILADICNNVDRKFLSNRIPFPYTEKDANWWLNMVQESEGKKGIFRAIVVDKEYVGNISVEVKNDVYVKDAEIGYLLLSKNWSKGIMTEAVNQITCIAFSQLNIVRITGLVYKPNVASQRVLEKNSFALEGIMKNAVFKNNNFYDLCVFGKYK is encoded by the coding sequence ATGGAGGTTATCTTAAAAAAATGGACACTGGATGATAAACACATATTAGCGGACATATGCAATAATGTAGACAGGAAATTTTTATCAAACAGAATACCTTTTCCATATACAGAAAAGGATGCAAACTGGTGGCTAAACATGGTTCAAGAAAGTGAAGGTAAAAAAGGTATTTTTAGAGCAATTGTTGTTGATAAGGAATACGTTGGAAATATATCAGTGGAAGTAAAGAATGATGTATATGTGAAAGATGCTGAAATTGGATATCTTTTACTATCAAAAAACTGGTCAAAGGGTATAATGACAGAGGCTGTAAATCAAATTACTTGTATTGCATTTTCACAGCTGAATATTGTAAGGATCACAGGTCTAGTGTATAAACCAAATGTGGCATCACAACGTGTTCTTGAAAAAAATAGCTTTGCTTTAGAAGGAATTATGAAGAATGCTGTTTTCAAAAATAATAATTTTTATGATTTATGTGTATTTGGAAAATATAAATAG
- a CDS encoding VOC family protein, translating to MKSEINLITIWTDEIDRMRSFYNQVLGFRIKNDLGEYVEFDNTGVRFAICLRNVMNGYSNEYSKKADGQSFELAFPCENPNDVDKSFKQLISMGATSIQEPQNMPWSQRTALFADPDGNIHEIFAEII from the coding sequence ATGAAATCAGAAATTAATCTTATTACAATTTGGACAGATGAAATAGACAGAATGAGAAGTTTTTATAATCAAGTTCTTGGATTTAGAATTAAAAATGACCTTGGAGAATATGTGGAATTTGATAATACGGGAGTAAGATTTGCCATTTGCTTGAGAAATGTTATGAACGGATATAGTAATGAATATAGTAAAAAAGCAGATGGGCAGTCTTTTGAACTAGCTTTTCCATGCGAAAATCCAAATGATGTTGATAAATCATTTAAGCAATTGATTTCAATGGGTGCAACTTCTATTCAAGAACCACAGAATATGCCCTGGAGCCAAAGGACTGCATTATTTGCAGACCCAGATGGTAACATACATGAAATTTTTGCAGAGATAATTTAA
- a CDS encoding YfbM family protein: MGMLACYIEADKELLNSLKKKNSEDLLDEIEELEDEEDLDIFELDKMWDGLHCLLTGSSATTPMENNLLSEAIIGTNTFSEDEEDFIAYIYPDRLAKIVRALEQINIDDLSNNYSSKDFDKKDIYPSIWLEEDEDEIREELLSCFQDLKEFYRAVIYKDKGIIISIY; this comes from the coding sequence ATGGGAATGTTAGCTTGTTATATAGAAGCAGATAAAGAATTATTAAATAGTTTAAAAAAGAAAAACTCTGAGGATTTATTAGATGAAATTGAAGAATTGGAAGATGAAGAAGACCTAGATATTTTTGAACTTGATAAAATGTGGGATGGTCTACATTGTTTATTAACAGGGAGCTCCGCTACTACTCCAATGGAAAATAATTTGTTAAGTGAAGCCATAATAGGGACAAATACCTTTAGTGAAGATGAAGAAGATTTTATTGCATATATTTATCCTGATAGGTTAGCTAAAATTGTAAGAGCGTTGGAACAGATAAATATTGATGATTTAAGCAATAATTATTCATCAAAGGATTTTGACAAAAAGGATATATATCCAAGTATTTGGTTAGAAGAGGATGAAGATGAAATAAGAGAAGAGCTACTATCATGTTTTCAAGATTTGAAGGAATTTTATCGTGCAGTTATATATAAAGATAAAGGAATTATAATTAGCATATATTAG
- a CDS encoding LPXTG cell wall anchor domain-containing protein — protein MNSATNYAWGIPTSFIYVIIGISIVGAGFYFYKKSKTKS, from the coding sequence ATGAATTCAGCGACTAATTATGCGTGGGGAATACCAACAAGTTTTATTTATGTAATTATAGGGATATCGATTGTAGGGGCAGGATTTTATTTTTACAAAAAATCAAAGACTAAAAGTTAA
- a CDS encoding VOC family protein, which yields MIINWITIKVKDFEKSKEFYGDFLGMKSEKEFSPKESMCIAFFVAENGMKIELIYDKNLKLENSANSNISVGIYSSNYDDLLKKGRENNIISSEPAVLGEHMECFFVNDPNGVGVQIIKGE from the coding sequence ATGATAATTAATTGGATTACTATCAAAGTCAAGGATTTTGAAAAATCAAAAGAATTCTATGGGGATTTTTTAGGAATGAAATCAGAAAAGGAATTTTCACCTAAGGAATCTATGTGTATAGCTTTTTTTGTAGCAGAGAATGGAATGAAAATTGAATTAATTTATGATAAAAATTTAAAATTAGAAAATTCAGCCAATAGTAATATTTCCGTTGGGATTTATTCATCAAACTATGATGATCTTTTAAAGAAAGGTCGAGAAAATAATATTATTTCTAGTGAACCAGCAGTTTTAGGTGAACATATGGAGTGCTTCTTTGTAAATGATCCAAACGGTGTTGGAGTACAAATTATTAAGGGAGAATAA
- a CDS encoding GNAT family N-acetyltransferase, giving the protein MYVKICNDCDEQEFFKSIRINGLLNYNMKKTNGKLKVPNMEVVNIARNEEGFIVGGISGVTYLSSLEIEVLWVQEDYRAQKIASRLLKEIEEQAKNVGCQIAHLTTYSFQAPHFYVKQGYVICGEIKGFPDNIRLYTLKKNL; this is encoded by the coding sequence ATGTATGTTAAGATTTGTAATGACTGTGATGAACAAGAGTTTTTTAAATCAATTCGTATAAACGGTTTACTGAATTACAATATGAAAAAAACAAATGGTAAATTAAAGGTTCCAAATATGGAGGTTGTTAATATAGCACGCAATGAAGAAGGGTTTATAGTAGGGGGGATTTCAGGTGTTACTTATTTATCATCTTTAGAAATAGAGGTTCTTTGGGTACAGGAGGATTATAGAGCTCAAAAGATTGCATCTCGTTTGTTGAAAGAAATCGAGGAACAGGCTAAGAATGTAGGATGTCAGATTGCTCACCTGACTACTTATTCTTTTCAAGCTCCACATTTTTATGTAAAGCAAGGATATGTAATTTGTGGTGAAATTAAGGGTTTTCCTGATAACATTAGGTTATATACTTTAAAGAAGAATCTATAA
- a CDS encoding DUF6678 family protein, with protein sequence MHYNKLMNNTKWEEIRFSMYNYESLTFWRTKIIDCNHTSDWDADWFYHFNIGGYDTIE encoded by the coding sequence ATGCATTATAACAAATTAATGAATAATACCAAATGGGAAGAAATAAGATTTTCTATGTATAACTACGAATCTTTAACATTTTGGAGAACAAAGATTATTGATTGTAATCATACAAGTGATTGGGATGCAGATTGGTTTTATCATTTTAATATAGGAGGATATGATACTATTGAATGA
- a CDS encoding S-Ena type endospore appendage, with protein MYDMDRRCCGGWDPEPDCDDKKKECDIKSECCEGFVKQQFSIRATATSGTGTEVYRNSSNLTVTGTVILTNLGQRDITFVVDSLQKIVPPNGTAALTAYNIDHVTISTQNGTARALLCFDIQVPSPA; from the coding sequence ATGTATGATATGGATAGAAGATGTTGCGGTGGATGGGATCCAGAACCAGACTGTGATGATAAGAAAAAAGAATGCGATATAAAAAGTGAATGTTGCGAAGGATTTGTTAAGCAACAATTTAGTATAAGAGCAACTGCTACATCAGGTACAGGAACAGAGGTTTATAGAAACTCTTCTAATCTAACTGTAACTGGAACAGTAATATTAACAAACTTAGGACAAAGAGACATTACTTTTGTTGTAGATAGTTTACAAAAAATTGTACCTCCAAATGGAACGGCTGCACTTACAGCATATAATATAGATCATGTAACAATAAGCACTCAAAATGGTACTGCAAGAGCATTACTTTGCTTTGATATACAAGTTCCATCACCTGCTTAA